The Besnoitia besnoiti strain Bb-Ger1 chromosome IV, whole genome shotgun sequence genome contains a region encoding:
- a CDS encoding hypothetical protein (encoded by transcript BESB_054020): MELLFKKIFLVLVTVWWISNTVQLRGVAAGNGGNRDPLKAGVGVGSSTSPKEALAASHRCMTLVRDGISRMWPTLYPRWPTHEEAEAKADVVRALGDEARRLAKEYHEQPETAAATMEWALTSCYRKPESNDGHRGDGGIYDLVTGGPGGKLQSRKIVFSLVNLPETEQLSTQQRIVAGRVYASYEQLAYKMAAALNIKGGFSSQMSPETQILQQAGVPEGDEETARRVSEAFQAYQSDWQKFLSFVWSRILGHTKYIVALRTAEAVVEIASLSRPSYDLQEPEKPYTDTAERLAECIAREGCLGDAPAVLMSRASKCVEVLGIHSYRPLLGIFRENGRPVLHKLFAEAYADRRALADFMLRNLRMVADAAGIQLSSTTLSSFRNAVEAGRRASQALLALVLIELETACESAVARGDEGLHLLRNCVTSFINKMPSSLTRAFLADKVDSLSADLQAGLEIMKPEDSYAEQLENVANMLSDILKELVKQGVQTFRFLLPSGASTPEMAELADMPRESLIRIAEAFSLSQYSGDALTQYRPVSSRKKAAAAKEPRGAVATVSLVEDALRIVESRIPQNVDIGQRFHLLSNGTGLSTRAILTAQSYRIALEVVQALRSKLRDPLAQDRIQSIEHLDAFILSFVRRITGEATDDTDPQGDRHKLPERRDQELSPATLYIQITGQVARMVKYMLARELVSELKIKERITKTAIRLPELMREDPGRNQKDFRRDLPMIFIVDVVYGCSKKMVPIILNDTTITPTCRMARGKPKAIVDCVSPSEELSKALIREPKLLWSLTPRWLSADGVPKECTLMQGYLNESNSGGDLKFLVMSGLEKYDCGKDTRDRDYWARYALKAEMLRSLYQRYAAGQVKPTFDSFILSMFGMNVKEFQKTKKVEVRGSKLLIQRTFQNVVKDRSYLAQCVQDEATFLNELGVSLQQAFTVITSQSTGDPARQTMEQLISIIRSAEEHVVLEHEVMAELTALAAPYTYALQPKHQYLIGAVGWGLPTMPPQTCSLPTPPPVDVKPLIPIVVLNKNPSPPGIEELVLHREHVVPLPPIVTQHAEVVEPREPKFAKAVVRPKQGRLERAESEMLPLPGSASVQAETQEDDCMAVVKLYHDYIEQSGEVKDVDALHEQAFTRMIFANTFKSLGLAPSSRNLQQFRFALCITCAKYLPTIMLEKLHMGHSPVAASFEKSQELCKELYRRQGWTHSPVSSSIQLNLPLEQMSHRIVSRLVMELADSQKTEKGRVVALCSGGTTLSLAYQDINATLFGRMSRVDGSLLRQWNSVKKQTRHQGNAGLCGRVKQDVQNLLKVIDPRAWAKELIGQSTVAAEPEVNA; this comes from the exons ATGGAATTGCTTTTCAAAAAGATTTTCCTCGTCCTGGTGACTGTCTGGTGGATCTCGAACACGGTGCAGTTGCGAGGTGTGGCTGCTGGCAATGGAGGCAACAGAGATCCTTTGAAGgcaggcgtcggcgtcggtAGCTCCACCTCACCGAAGGAAGCCCTCGCAGCGTCTCACCGAT GCATGACCTTAGTTCGCGATGGAATCTCCAGAATGTGGCCGACTCTCTATCCCCGATGGCCCACtcacgaagaagcggaggcgaaagcagaTGTCGTAAGGGCACTcggagacgaagcgagaCGCCTGGCCAAGGAGTACCACGAGCAGCCAGAGACGGCTGCAGCCACAATGGAATGGGCACTCACTT CGTGTTACCGCAAGCCGGAGAGCAATGACGGCCACCGAGGAGATGGTGGCATTTACGACCTTGTTACTGGAGGCCCCGGGGGGAAGCTGCAGTCTCGAAAGATTGTCTTCTCTTTGGTGAACTTGCCCGAGACTGAACAACTTTCAACACAGCAGCGGATTGTTGCTGGGCGCGTAT ACGCCAGCTACGAACAACTGGCTTACAAAATGGCCGCTGCGCTCAACATCAAAGGGGGGTTCAGTTCCCAGATGAGTCCAGAGACACAAattctgcagcaggcgggcGTGCCTGAaggggacgaggagacggcaAGGAGAGTATCGGAAGCGTTTCAAGCTTATCAGTCAGACTGGCAAAAATTCCTATCCTTCGTGTGGAGCCGGATCCTTGGCCATACAAAATACATTGTGGCGCTTCGTACGGCGGAGG CTGTCGTTGAGATTGCCAGCCTCTCAAGGCCTTCATACGATCTGCAGGAGCCGGAGAAGCCTTACACAGACACGGCGGAGCGTCTCGCAGAATGTATTGCGCGGGAGGGGTGCCTTGGAGACGCGCCAGCAGTGCTGATGTCGCGGGCCTCTAAATGCGTAGAAGTACTTGGGATACACAGCTATCGGCCACTGCTAGGCATTTTCAGGGAAAACGGCAGACCAGTGCTGCATAAACTGTTCGCAGAGGCTTATGCAG ATCGTCGGGCGCTTGCTGATTTCATGCTACGGAACCTGCGTATGGTtgcggacgccgcgggcaTACAGCTTTCTTCAACAACATTATCTTCTTTCCGGAACGCAGTCGAAGCCGGAAGAAGAG CTTCTCAGGCGTTGTTAGCCCTTGTCCTCATAGAGCTGGAGACTGCGTGCGAATCAGCAGTCGCCCGGGGCGATGAGGGCCTCCATCTTCTCAGGAACTGCGTGACCAGTTTCATCAATAAGATGCCTAGCTCACTTACGAGAGCATTTTTAGCCGACAAGGTGGATAGTCTGTCTGCAGACCTTCAGGCGGGATTGGAGATAATGAAACCGGAGGATTCGTATGCGGAGCAACTTGAGAATGTCGCTAACATGCTTTCCGATATTCTGAAGGAACTGGTGAAGCAAGGAGTGCAAACTtttcgtttccttcttccgtCGGGAGCGAGTACTCCTGAAATGGCAGAGCTCGCTGATATGCCAAGGGAATCACTTATCAGAATCGCAGaggctttctctctctctcagtaCTCGGGTGATGCTCTGACTCAATACCGACCTGTCAGTTCACGCAAAAAAGCGGCCGCAG ctAAGGAACCGCGTGGAGCCGTAGCGACGGTGTCTCTTGTCGAGGACGCGCTTCGGATCGTGGAATCCCGGATTCCCCAAAATGTGGATATTGGGCAGCGGTTTCATCTCCTCTCCAATGGAACAGGTTTGTCGACCAGAGCTATCTTAACTG CGCAATCATACAGGATAGCGCTCGAGGTCGTGCAAGCCTTGCGGAGCAAGTTAAGAGACCCTCTTGCTCAGGATCGTATCCAGTCGATTGAGCATCTGGATGCATTCATTCTGAGCTTCGTCCGTAGAATTACGGGGGAGGCGACGGATGATACTGATCCGCAGGGTGACCGCCATAAACTACCGGAGAGAAGGGACCAGGAGCTTTCGCCCGCCACGTTGTACATTCAAATCACTGGACAAGTCGCAAGGATGGTAAAAT ATATGTTGGCGCGAGAACTTGTATCCGAGTTGAAGATAAAAGAACGAATAACAAAAACTGCTATACGCCTTCCAGAGTTGATGCGAGAGGATCCAGGGCGTAACCAGAAGGATTTTCGTCGAGACCTACCGATGATATTTATTGTCGATGTAGTTTATG GGTGCTCCAAGAAAATGGTTCCTATCATACTGAACGACACGACTATCACACCAACCTGCCGGATGGCTCGGGGCAAACCCAAAGCAATTGTAGACTGTGTCAGTCCGTCGGAGGAGCTCTCAAAGGCCCTGATCCGGGAACCGAAGCTTCTATGGAGTCTTACACCACGTTGGCTATCTGCTGATGGCGTCCCCAAGGAGTGCACACTGATGCAAGGGTACCTTAATGAGAGTAATTCTGGTGGCGATTTGAAGTTCCTGGTCATGTCAGGGCTGGAAAAAT ACGATTGCGGAAAAGATACACGGGACCGCGACTACTGGGCCAGATATGCGCTGAAAGCAGAGATGCTCAGGAGCCTCTACCAGCGGTACGCGGCAGGCCAAGTGAAACCAACATTTGACAGCTTCATTCTAAGTATGTTCGGCATGAATGTTAAAGAATTtcagaaaacaaaaaaagtTGAGGTTCGAGGCTCAAAACTTCTTATTCAGCGCACGTTCCAGAACGTTGTCAAGGATCGTTCATACCTAGCACAGTGCGTGCAAGATGAGGCGACGTTCCTTAATGAACTCGGAGTCTCCCTTCAGCAAGCCTTCACTGTCATCACTTCTCAGAGCACAGGAGATCCTGCCAGACAGACGATGGAGCAGCTGATTTCCATCATTCGATCCGCTGAGGAACATGTGGTCCTTGAACATGAAGTGATGGCTGAGCTCACAG CACTAGCTGCGCCATACACATATGCCCTTCAGCCCAAGCACCAATATTTGATTG GTGCCGTTGGTTGGGGCCTGCCGACAATGCCACCTCAAACATGCAGCTTGCCTACGCCTCCACCAGTGGACGTGAAACCGTTGATTCCGATAGTGGTGCTGAATAAGAACCCGTCTCCGCCCGGTATCGAAGAACTTGTTCTTCATCGAGAGCATGTCGTTCCGCTGCCTCCAATCGTGACACAACATGCCGAGGTAGTGGAACCACGCGAACCTAAATTTGCGAAGGCAGTGGTCAGGCCTAAACAAGGACGTTTGGAGAGAGCTGAGTCCGAAATGCTCCCTCTCCCGGGTTCGGCGTCGGTGCAGGCTGAAACCCAAGAAGATG ATTGCATGGCTGTGGTGAAGCTATACCACGATTACATAGAGCAATCAGGAGAAGTGAAGGACGTAGACGCCCTCCACGAGCAGGCTTTCACGCGAATGATCTTCGCAAATACTTTCAAGTCGCTGGGGCTGGCACCGTCGTCCAGAAACTTGCAACAGTTTCGGTTTGCTCTTTGCATTACGTGCG CCAAATACTTGCCGACAATCATGCTAGAAAAACTGCACATGGGCCATTCTCCGGTCGCAGCTTCTTTTGAGAAAAGCCAGGAGCTCTGCAAGGAGCTGTATCGAAGACAAGGATGGA CGCATTCTCCAGTGTCGTCGTCGATCCAGCTGAACCTTCCCCTCGAACAGATGTCACACCGGATTGTTTCTCGCCTTGTAATGGAGTTGGCTGACAGCCAGAAGACCGAGAAAGGTCGCGTGGTTGCTCTGTGCTCTGGGGGCACAACGCTCTCTCTGGCTTATCAAGACATAAATGCTACGTTGTTCGGAAGAATGTCGCGTGTCGACGGATCCCTTTTGCGGCAGTGGAATTCCGTGAAGAAACAAACAAGACACCAAG GCAACGCTGGCTTATGCGGTCGAGTCA AACAAGATGTGCAGAACCTTCTGAAAGTGATCGATCCTAGAGCGTGGGCGAAAGAGCTTATTGGCCAGTCTACAGTGGCGGCCGAGCCTGAGGTGAATGCATAA
- a CDS encoding hypothetical protein (encoded by transcript BESB_054030), translating to MTRKLRIPCRVAHNPLFTLLHTSVMGPADLLNAVTVASTAYSLRACDTLVSSLFPKYSGASPLLFATESRVQLPSSTNGRNLGALKVGEDCESTCVSSSGNEDAASHQSALRTTGAAAGAETALCSACEPSRRNPAQMSNSLPAADLDKHVLWDRLVSRATVLLPSFSPSGVVQLLFLFHRAGCRPELLLDHLTTYLLEHEACGVPPEHFWRLWTANDLVLFLHVLSLHGYRHEALLSKALLEAEKAAPFLTVADLGILFGACSRLLALPLSSAACVPEGQGKEEGASTSRFFTDRHMTNFTLLATVQVSQASSALTRDVVALLVGVLRVARILQVSPSRPLLLATVRRLGRSVGAGDANRCTEVSLSSRGLQRAIYAVLAARPLLAAPSLGEAPSAPPSSKADPPADPPADPPADPRGPSPRQLPTCAPTDKREEAAEVPTVEPPPDVALACRASAWSRRPSGSSQGREGERSEAEDVFAPCPSPQRATEDSRNLCILDAWAADEEVLRVLAKLLQRLSTRLADVRPREALELLSSLGEHGLLRPTQETEVPLVRPCAASCQIREVGGEHAQRPPHTGVAPARALPTPVLHDIEGLFYHVQRYRHLLAPDQASRFDQLAAEHAGTLEAGTAHECGSLAGQPAVSALLPTGFRTAL from the exons ATGACAAGGAAATTACGTATTCCGTGTCGCGTGGCGCACAACCCCTTGTTCACCTTACTTCACACATCTGTTATGGGCCCTGCGGACCTCTTGAACGCCGTCAccgtcgcctccactgcCTACTCTCTAAGGGCTTGTGACACCCTCGTCTCGTCGTTATTTCCGAAGTACTCCGGTGCCTCGCCCCTACTCTTTGCCACAGAGAGCCGAGTTCAATTACCAAGTTCGACAAACGGTCGAAACCTAGGCGCGCTAAAGGTCGGCGAAGACTGTGAAAGCACGTGCGTCAGCTCTTCGGGGAACGAAGATGCCGCGAGTCACCAATCGGCACTGCGCACAAcgggggccgcggcgggcgcggagacggcacTATGCTCCGCTTGTGAACCATCCCGGCGAAACCCTGCCCAAATGTCAAACTCCTTGCCGGCTGCGGATTTAGACAAACATGTGCTGTGGGATCGACTGGTCTCTCGCGCCACAGTGCTCCTTCCCAGCTTCAG TCCATCAGGCGTCGTTCAGCTTCTCTTCCTGTTCCACCGCGCGGGCTGCAGACCGGAGTTGCTGTTAGATCAT CTGACGACCTACTTGCTCGAGCACGAGGCTTGCGGCGTCCCTCCGGAACACTTCTGGCGTCTCTGGACGGCTAACGACTTAGTGCTGTTTCTTCACGTCCTCAGCCT CCACGGATATCGTCACGAGGCTCTGCTCAGCAAGGCGCTCCTCGAGGCGGAAAAGGCAGCGCCCTTCTTGACTGTAGCTGATCTCGGAATCCTcttcggcgcatgcagcaggctCTTGGCTCTGCCGCtgtcgtccgccgcgtgcgtgcCCGAAGGCCAAGGcaaggaagaaggcgcatcGACTTCGCGCTTCTTCACAGACAGACACATGACAAATTTCACTCTCCTCGCAACTGTGCAG GTCTCCCAGGCTTCCTCGGCCCTCACGAGGGATGTGGTCGCGCTGCTCGTCGGCGTGCTTCGAGTCGCCCGGATTTTG CAGGTGTCTCCTTCGAGGCCGCTTCTGCTCGCCACTGTCCGTAGACTCGGGCGCAGCGtgggcgccggagacgccaaCAGATGCACAGAAGTTTCTCTTAGTTCGCGGGGCCTTCAGCG AGCGATCTACGCTGTCTTGGCTGCTCGTCCACTGCTGGCGGCCCCTTCTCTCGGAGAGGCTCCATCCGCCCCTCCCAGCTCGAAGGCAGACCCCCCTGCGGACCCCCCTGCTGACCCCCCTGCGGACCCCCGAGgcccgtctcctcgccagTTGCCTACTTGCGCCCCGACGGACAAAcgggaggaggcagcagaggtGCCGACCGTTGAGCCGCCCCCAGACGTggctctcgcctgccgcgcgtcggCATGGTCTCGGCGACCCTCTGGCAGTTCTCAggggcgcgagggagagcggTCCGAGGCCGAAGACGTCTTCGCCCCTTGTCCAAGTCCTCAGCGGGCGACAGAGGACTCACGCAATCTGTGTATTCTCGATGCGTGGGCGGCGGATGAAGAGGTACTGCGCGTCCTTGCCAagctgctccagcgcctgTCCAC gcgcctcgcggacgtgcggccgcgggaggcACTCGAGCTGCTGAGCAGCCTCGGTGAACACGGGTTGTTGAGGCCGACTCAAGAGACAGAGGTCCCACTGGTCCGCCCCTGCGCTGCATCTTGCCAAATACGCGAGGTCGGTGGAGAGCATgcacagcggccgccgcacacAGGGGTGGCCCCTGCGCGGGCTCTCCCAACCCCCGTTCTCCATGATATCGAAG